The segment taatgcaaaaataaaattaacttaattttatttgaatgCAAGCTTCTTATAAAAATGTGGAAAGCAAATTTAAAAGGTTCAGATAGAGCAGCAAATTTCCAAGGACACTAATATCATTTGACCAGTCAGTGAATGAAGTAAAGGGAAGAGAgtggagagaaaataattttaccaCATCCCCGAGTGTGGTTAAATCACACATGTAAGCAAACAGCAAATTCTGTACAAGAAAATCACTTAGTAAATGGATTAGTGAATCAGCCAAAGCTTCAGTTGCCTACGATGACATTCATATGTGTAGTTTGTGGTTTGTGGTACCAACATACTCTTCTTTGCCATTGGATCATTGCTGGTTTGAATCCATCctgctcctttctcctctcccaacAGGGGGAAAGATGAAGGGAATAAgtattattaaatgcttactatgtgccaggtactgcgtTAAGCAggtaacaaatatctcattttcttcttacaACAACTCAATATTATCATCACcattgtacagctgagaaaaccaaggcacacAGAGCATAAGtcagtttcccaggatcacacagtaattctgaggccatatttgaacccagttcttcctgactcccagatctGAATTGTATCAATTTTACTACCTGACTGCCTCCATCTGGGTTTTCCCTTTCCCATTAGGATTTTGCCTTCCATGAGCCTTCAGTCCCTCATTCTATTTGTGGAAAGAAGAATCTATACTTCTCATTGGCCCCCATACTGGTAATGGACTGGAGATGTTAGCTCTTTTTTatcatcaagcctaaatttacttCTTCACAACTTTAACTCATTGCTCCCAGTTctggacagagaaggaaacaaagtctaatccctcttccaaatgacagtccttgaaatatttgaagatatcTATCATATTCTACTTGAGTCTTCTCCAGGCAAAATATGCTCAATTTCTTTAGCTAATCCTTATATGTCACATctggggcaagtaggtggcatagtagatacagCACaggtactggagtcaggaaggcctgagttcaaatatgcttttagatacttactagctctgttcACCTAGACAAGTCCTTTAACCCCCATTTGTTTTAgttctttatctacaaaatgggaacacactggagaaaaaaatggcaaactaattatctttgacaagaaaacccatAAACAATGCacatggggtcacatagagtcagacatgactgaataacaataacagaTCATATACTCAAAGCCCTACaccttcctatttgtcctgtTCCAGAAGTTTATCAGTGGTGTTATTGAATCAcaggataatatatttaaagttgAAAGTGATCTTAGTGACCATTTAACAGAAtcctttcatttcatagataGGTAAATTGAGACTTAtactggttaagtgatttggtcaagATCAAAAAAGTAGCAAATGTCATACagtatttgaaatcaggtcctccaaTTACAAATGCAATTTATGCTATACTACATAAGTCTTACACTTATGCTGTAGCATCAAGGACagaataaaatattccaaatgTGTTCTGACAACCACATTGTGTTAACAGTAGTATCACCTTCTTACTCTTAGAAGCTATGATTAACTAGCTTTGGGGCTGCCATAATACAGTTATGATTCATATTGAATTTATATTTCATGGGACTCCCAGATCTTTTCAAAAAAACTTCAAGTGTGAGAATATCAATATCTACCTGAAAATGCCTCCCCTGGCATGTAATTTATAGGTATTCCTTCCCTAAAAATGCAAGGAATGGAGAGGTTGAACCAcgggagagaagccaggaagttgttTGAGATCTCCCCAGTTTCCCTGGGAAAATGTTAAATTGAGCTTCTAAATAGAATCTGGAatgacagaacccacaaaaagacagagtgaaagaattttccagcttaagatcaCTTAGAAGAATTTCAGGAAAAGTctttctcacttgtaaaaagaACACAGCCCAGTACAGATTGTATCTAGGTAGGTCAGTGGGAGACTCTTAGCCACAGTACAGATCAGCAAACAAGGTCCCTTGGTCCTGACTCAGCAGGCTAGTGACACAGTATGCCAGCTATAAGCCTCCAGCCCCAGCTGAGAGGGTAGATTTTCAGTTGTGGTACCCAGGGACAACTAGCCCAGGGCCATCCCACAGCCATGGATAAGATGCAAGCAACTGAGTCCCTGATACCAGTGACCAGACCCCTGGGCCCCAGCACTAGCAGCTTGGGACATTGCCCCTTGTATCCCAGGAGCaaagctcaactttaaaaaatctaaagAGCAACTGGAAACTACTATGGCAacagggaagatgaaaacacaaactcagaaatgCTTACATGTGAAGTCTCAAAGGGGAATATAAATTAGTCTCAAGGCCAAAAAATCCTCTTTGAAGAGCTTAGAAAGGAttgtaaaaatcaagtaagagaagcagaagaaaaattgggaaaagaaatgagagtttggtaggagaattatgaaaagagtcaactgcttggaaaaggaagcacaaaaattgacatgagaataactccttaaaacatagaattggccaaataaaaaaaaaatccactgaaaataacatctttagaAGTGGAACTGGCTAAATGGAGaaaaaggtacaaaagctaatagaagaaaataattccttaaaaatcagaattgggaaaaaccaaaagaattaaaaaattgaagaaaatgtaaattacctcattggaaaaacaactgacctggaaaacagatccaggaaagataatttaagaattactggactacctgaaaatcacaattagaaaaaaagaggtCATAGATAGAAATTTTCAAGTAATtactggaataggttaggtaaataagacacagtaataaatgactatagtaatctactgttttataaacccaaaaactccagcttcttggataagaattcactatttgacaaaactgctgggaaaactggaaaacagtatggaagAAACTAGGCAGACcctatatcatatatatatatatatatatatatatatatatatatatatatatatatatatatatatatatatatatatatatatatatatcagctctttttctggtggcaaaaaagtggaaattgataggatgcccatcaacttggaaatggctgaacaagttgtagcatataatTTTAATAGAGTACTAAATACTCCAGGGAATCAAACTTCTGAGGTATCAatattcagttttctctttcaaaGTCAATTTAAGTCAAGAAACATTGATTAATTATCTACtatggcactgtgctaatcacagaggatacaaagaataaagaaacaaacactcctcctctcaaggagatcacaagtGAATGAGGGAGACATACAAATGATTGTGTATGAAAAGATACATACAAGTTAAAttagagacagaggaagggatCTAGCTTTGGGGAAGGGAAGACTGTTAAAAACTTCTTGCAGTAGATGGCATTGAAACTAGGACTTAAAGAAGAATGGTCAGGagaatggggaggaagagaattctatgAATGAGGGAGAGCCAGTAAAAATGTGTGGAGTGGGGAAATGGTGTGTTATATTCAAAGAACAGCAAGCAACCTAGTATCACTGGATAACAAGAGTATATAGaagagagtaaggtataagaaagcTGGGAAGACAAGAGGAGGCAcagttttgaagggctttgaatgctcaatgattttgtatttgattctggaggagaaagtgaagtttcTTGACTGGAGGGGTGGGGGTTGGAACATTGAATGTGACATGCTCAGAACTTTGCTTTTAGAAAACCTTTTTGAAAGATGAATGGAAAATGAGCTAGGGCAAGACTTGattcttcacttttctttctacATCCTATCTTTGATGtctatacattttacatataaagagatCATGTGTTCTTTTAATATCACTGATTTTTTCATCTCTCCTAGATTATCCTTCACTtgtgtatatttgtattctcaatcAGTTATTATTTGCTTTTGATTCTTTGATGAGACTTGCCATGATGCATTCAAGTTTTCCTATTCCACTAATGATTTTTTCCTGAGTTTACCaaaatttttgtaattttaactttttaacttCCTTTCAAGATGCTAAATTTTCTCATCAACCATCCAGGAACGTTCTGCTAGGGTTCCATGTTCTCCTGGAATTGTCCTTTCTATCATTAGCATTTTAATTACCTTtggtttaattatttttatcttgaaatatttgaagactcTTGTACTCATTTAGATGTTTTGGTgatcatttttctccattttaatgtTTTATCTATTGTTTTATCTGCTTGTGACTTACATTTTTaactaaattttcttcctcctgaatTTGTTGTGAAGTCTGTTTTTCCTAATACTTTCTTgtgctcactttctgactcctttcaCTCGGAATCCCCTGGGGATTGGACCTCAAAGCTGTCTTAGTTTCCTATCTAACTGAAGAATTCACTTTTTATCAGCTTTAGTCCCCTGAGGGAATAGGAATGATCCTAGATGGATGTCATTACCCTTTCCTTCAGACCTAGTGTACTCCTTAGTACTGGCTGGTTCACTACTctgcttccttccattctttgGTTTTCTGAATGAGTCCAGCTATGCCACTTTAGGCAgcattcttcctcttctctatGTCTTCAGCACCCCTCCTTAAAAACATGGAAATCCCTTTTCCGCGCTACCCCGAGCAGGGCTCCATACGGCGTTGTTCTTGGTTTCCGTCGTAACTTCAAAGGGAAACTGTCACGATGTCTGGAGCCCTAGATGTCCTGCAGATGAAGGAGGAGAATGTCCTCAAATTCCTTGCTGCAGGAACCCATTTGGGTGGCACCAGCTTGGACTTCCAGATGGAACGGTACATCTACAAAAGGAAGTGCGATGGCATCTACATCATTAACTTGAAGAGAACTTGGGAAAAGCTTCTGCTGGCAGCTCGTCCCATCGTTGCCATTGAAAACCCAGCTGATGTCAGTGTCATCTCATCCAGGAACACTGGCCAGCGGGCTGTCCTGAAATTTGCTGCTGCCACTGGCGCTACTCCTATTGCTGGACGTTTCACACCGGGCACCTTCACTAACCAGATTCAGGCAGCTTTCAGGGAGCCCCGCCTCTTGGTGGTCACTGATCCTCGGGCAGATCATCAGCCTCTGACTGAAGCATCATATGTTAACCTTCCAACTACTGCACTGTGCAACACAGACTCCCCACTGCGCTATGTGGACATTGCCATTCCATGTAACAAGGGAGCTCACTCAGGGGGTCTGATGTGGTGGATGCTGGCCCGTGAAGTCCTACGTATGCGTGGCACAGTCTCCCGTGAACACCCATGGGAGGTTATGCCTGATCTTTACTTCTACAGGGATCCAGAGGAGATTGAAAAGGAAGAGCAGGGTGCAGCTGAGAAGGCAGTGACAAAGGAGGAGTTTCAGGGTGAATGGACTGCACCTGCCCCAGAGTTCACTGCTACTCAGCCTGAAGTGGCTGATTGGTCTGAGGGAGTACAGGTGCCTTCTGTACCCATTCAGCAGTTCCCTACTGAAGATTGGAGTGCTCAGGCAGCTACTGAGGACTGGTCTGAGCCTCCTACTGCTCAGGCCACTGAGTGGGTAGGAACCATCACAGAGTGGTCCTAAGTTTTACCCCAGATGCTCTAATAATGTTGGAAAAAATGCTGATGGAAAAATAAACATTGgt is part of the Notamacropus eugenii isolate mMacEug1 chromosome 3, mMacEug1.pri_v2, whole genome shotgun sequence genome and harbors:
- the LOC140531617 gene encoding small ribosomal subunit protein uS2-like, giving the protein MSGALDVLQMKEENVLKFLAAGTHLGGTSLDFQMERYIYKRKCDGIYIINLKRTWEKLLLAARPIVAIENPADVSVISSRNTGQRAVLKFAAATGATPIAGRFTPGTFTNQIQAAFREPRLLVVTDPRADHQPLTEASYVNLPTTALCNTDSPLRYVDIAIPCNKGAHSGGLMWWMLAREVLRMRGTVSREHPWEVMPDLYFYRDPEEIEKEEQGAAEKAVTKEEFQGEWTAPAPEFTATQPEVADWSEGVQVPSVPIQQFPTEDWSAQAATEDWSEPPTAQATEWVGTITEWS